In the Aquimarina spinulae genome, CAAACGGGAAGCATTTCTAAAAATAAAGGGATACTCATTACACCTGAGCAATCAGAAGTCAGTTCTTTTTGCACAGAACTCACTACGATTACTCAAGAATTAGTAGATAAAGAAGGAATTTCTTTTGAAACTGCCTGCGAAATGCTAAAAACTCAATACAAGGGTCATGAATACACCTGGGCGAGTTATGGGCAGTACGATCTAAACATGATGAAAAAACAATGTGCTAACAGAGGAATGGAGTATCCTTTATCACAAAATCATATTAATGTGAAAAAACTTTTTTCTGAGACCAAAGGATTACGAAGAAAAGTTGGAATGAAAGGTGCATTAGGAATTTTAAAAATCCCTCTAGAAGGAACGCATCATAGAGGAGTCGATGATGCCAAAAATATTGCTAAAATCTTACATTGGTGTATTCGGCAAGATAATGATTCGAATGATTAATGTTTTTCATTCATAAAAAAGCCAGTTATAAAAATAACTGGCTTTACTATTGATCAAAACAATGCTAAAATCTTACAATTTATACTAATACCCTTTGATTAAAAATTCGGTTCTTCTGTTTAATGCTTTGCCTTCTTCTGTTAAATTGGTTGTAAAAGGTTCGTTTTCACCATACCCCTTTGCTTCTAATCTATCAGAAGAGATTCCGGCTTCGACCAAATATCTCTTCACCGACTGAGCTCTTTTTAGTGATAATGACATATTTAGAGATTCATCACCTACATTATCAGTATGCCCTCCAATTTCCATAATCATAGTTGGACTATCTTTCATCATTTTGACTATTCTATTAAGGTCTAACCTACTTTCTATAGTTAAATTAGACTTACCAGTATCGAAGAATATATTATTTAATCTGGCTTTGGCACCTACCTTTATCTCTTCCAATATAATATTCCTGTTTACCTCTTTATATTCGGATTGATCATCTAGTCTAAAATTTTGTGAATTAAAGAACCTTCCTTCTGCACTGGCCGTCATACTGTAGCTTCGTCCGGCAGGTAAGATTACAGTATATTTGCCTGTCTTAGGGTTACTACGTGAACTCCCTACATAGTCACCAGTTAATAAATCCTGAATGACGATTTTTGCCTCGATAGGGTTTTGAGATTTGTCCCATACAGAACCTGTTACAATAGTTGTTGCTGTGGGTTTCATATCGGGCGGTAAACCAATTTGATAAATATCCTTTCCGCCTACTCCACCTGGTTTTTCTGAGGCAAAAAACGCATAATCTCCCGATGCCGATGTGGTAAAATATAGGTCTTTATACGGAGTATTAATAACACTACCCATATTAACAGGCTCAGACCACTCTCCGTCAATAAGTACTGTTTTAAACATATCTGTATCGCCATACCCTCCATGACCCGAAGAACTAAAATATAAGGTACGACCATCTGGAGCTAAAAACGGAGATTTTTCTTCACTAGCAGTATTTATAGTATTTCCAACATTTTTGGGGATACTCCACTCTCCTGATTCATTCTTATGACTTATATAAAGATCAGAATGCCCGTATCCTCCCGCTCGACCGGAAGAAAAAACCAGTTTTGATCCATCTGCAGAGATTGAAGGTTGTGCATCCCAACTCGAAGAGTTGATGACTGCCCCCATATTCTTAGGAATTTCCCAGGTCTCTCCATTTAATGATGAGGTATACAAATCACAACCTCCCATACCATCAGGAGCATTACATCTACCGAAGATCATAATTTGCCCATCACCAGTAAAAGTTGAGGCTCCCTCGTTTTT is a window encoding:
- a CDS encoding 3'-5' exonuclease, whose translation is MKTTNTIIIIDLEATCWNGPIPAGQVNEIIEIGICLLDTQTGSISKNKGILITPEQSEVSSFCTELTTITQELVDKEGISFETACEMLKTQYKGHEYTWASYGQYDLNMMKKQCANRGMEYPLSQNHINVKKLFSETKGLRRKVGMKGALGILKIPLEGTHHRGVDDAKNIAKILHWCIRQDNDSND
- a CDS encoding OmpA family protein codes for the protein MKKTSYYIAIIVIVVCQLVQSQIYAKTAYSFSILHFRVNMKNVESYEFFVADKSVYKATRSGHINFGVHGELTIDLKIVETLLNGKQRTLEKKIPLKHYQIISNGNWHNDFFWRIKKGKDIGKWQFGLFAVFGSKHLTRINVYNENGRTFFDRYDRENIDEDDKITKYDYKIGTDNYVLIKSLNSRHDDYFPMVNPSATKLYFTSQRGSRFGNPGKEDLYVVNLYEGGIGQAQLLPEPLNSIKNEGASTFTGDGQIMIFGRCNAPDGMGGCDLYTSSLNGETWEIPKNMGAVINSSSWDAQPSISADGSKLVFSSGRAGGYGHSDLYISHKNESGEWSIPKNVGNTINTASEEKSPFLAPDGRTLYFSSSGHGGYGDTDMFKTVLIDGEWSEPVNMGSVINTPYKDLYFTTSASGDYAFFASEKPGGVGGKDIYQIGLPPDMKPTATTIVTGSVWDKSQNPIEAKIVIQDLLTGDYVGSSRSNPKTGKYTVILPAGRSYSMTASAEGRFFNSQNFRLDDQSEYKEVNRNIILEEIKVGAKARLNNIFFDTGKSNLTIESRLDLNRIVKMMKDSPTMIMEIGGHTDNVGDESLNMSLSLKRAQSVKRYLVEAGISSDRLEAKGYGENEPFTTNLTEEGKALNRRTEFLIKGY